Sequence from the Macaca fascicularis isolate 582-1 chromosome 16, T2T-MFA8v1.1 genome:
CTCGAGTGCCCGGGCTAGGGCAGGTTCTGCGTGCGCCCCCTCGAGTGGTGGCGGCGCTGGCCTGGGCCCTGCCACGCGGAGGCGCTCTTGCGTCAGGACGGCGCCGCCGGGGTCCCGCGATTCCAAGTCGGGGGTCCCAGAGAAGCGCGGGGCGGGAACGGCCTGGCAGCTCCCAGCAGCGAGGGGCGATCCCCCCCACCCCGCAGCAGACCCGGAGCTGCCCGGACCCCTCCTGCGCCACGTGTGCCCAGAGCTCCGCCCGGGGAAGACTTCGCTGCTTGTTGGAGATGCCCAACGGCAGGGGTCGAGGACTCAGGAGGAAGGGAAACGGGGGATCCCGTGTCTGGACTTTCTTCTCCACCCTCTTCCCTTCGCAGCTGTAAAGCCGGGGAGGGGAAGGGTGGCCGCCCCGCCAGCAGGTGAGCGGGGAGGAAGGGGCGGGGACAGGCTGTGGGGTCCTCCTGGGCTCCGTCCGTGAATGATGCAGGTGGACAGAGGCCGGCCCCGGAGTCCCGAAGCCGTGCGGTGTAAGGCTCAGAAGCGTCCCTCCGCCCGTCCCTGCCAGACCCCGGAAAGTCCTCCCAGCCCCACAGCACCTTGTCGCCATGTGCGCTGTGGGGCTGCATGTGGTTCTTATGGTGGTGTCCTTGGTCGTCGGGGTCGTGCACCCCCTGCTCTGGGCACAGCCCGAGTCTCACAGGCTCTAGGGGCATGATACGGTCCTGGCGTGGCTTCCGAGGCCTCAACCGTAGTGTACAAAACAGCACACGGGGCCCTGAGGCCGGGAGTGCAGCCCCGcttcctgcctctcctccctgctcccGTCCTCATCCTACCGCACCACACTGGGCTGGCTGGGCAGGGCGCCCTGAGCTGCTAGGCATCCTGCTTCGTGGGAGTGTGCAGTCGTGCATTGCTAGGCTGTGAGGGCCGGGTCCACACAGCGGGGACCTGGCGGGCCCCCCAGTCTCCTCAGGACCCGCCCTCGGTGCCACACAGCGGGAGCTGGAGCCACGGTGCCGTCAGGAGCCAGGGGTGACTGGCCTGGGGCTGGCAGCCCCCAACCCGCTGCAGACACTCACCAGGTTGTCCCCACTCACTCCCGCACCCCGACTCCTCCTCACAGGGTCGAGCCCGCTCTCATTTGCACCCTCCGTGCCGACTTGGAACGGATTTATGAATCGTCCTCACTGTGGTGCTGTCTTCTACTCCTGGGACAGAGCCTCGCTCCCCCCCCTCGCCCCCGCACTGTCATAGAGATGGGTGGGATGGGCTGAGGAGGACACTCGAGGACTGCCCAGGCTCCTTTGCTGCCCGTCACCCCAGAATCTTCTTGGGGTAGGTGGGGTCCCAGGTCATCTGCAGAGTAGCAGACAGTGGCTTGTAGAAAGGGTATTGAGGGAAGGGAGGTGCCTCGTGGAAACAGTCCAAGCCAAACCCCCAGGACCTGTCTCCTCGTCATCCTAGAGAGCCCAAGGTGTTCCATGGTCAGTGAGGGCCAGCACTGGCTCTGCATGAAGATGTCACCTCCCCAGTGGCTCGTGGCCAGCTCCCCACAGACAGCCTGGGGCACTGGTCCCTGGAAACGGTGGTGCAGCCATGCTTGGGCCAAAGCCCATGAGGCCACCAGAACCACAAAAGGCTACTCTACTGAGAGGGATACTGTGAGAGAGGCCCACAGGTTTCCAAGCATCCCTCTCACTCCACGCAGTCATCTCCATGACCAGCTTTAAGTGCCACCTTGAGGCCTGACTCCCTGATTGGACTTTGCTGCACCTCCAGGAGCTCACTTCCCATCACAGCCGGATGCCTCCCTCCCACAGGCATCTCCCCAgcatcctcctgccccaggctaCACCTTCTGTGGGACTGACCTTAAGACCCCGTTGGTTCCTCCTGAGAGCAGCAGGTCTCAACCAGATGCTGCCGGGAGGCAGGTGCTAGCGTCCACACCCAGACATGGGTCCAGTCCAGCCCTGCTCTTCCTGGTCTCCAGGCAGGGCCCTCCCAGGGTGGACATTTCCCATCTCTGCCTGGCCAGGGGCTGTTCTGGAGCCTGAGCCTGTCCTGCACAAGTACCATGGACAGGGGTCAGCCAGGCACTGAAGAGGAGTGGCAGAATGGGCAGGGCAAGGGCCCCAGCTGGCAAGCTGGAGTCAGGGCAATTCCAACCAAGAAACGGTGGCAAGCCAgctgcggtgtctcacgcctgtaatcccagcactttgggaggcagtgggggaatcgcttgagcccaggagtttgagaccagcattgGCAACATAGAGATAccctatcactacaaaaaaaaaaaagggtatggtggtgcacacctgttgtcccagctactcaggaggctgaggtgggaggattgcttgtgcccagtggttgcaggctgcagtaagctgtgatcatacgaccactccagcctgggcgacagagaacctatctctaaaaaaaaaaagtaaaataaaatgaacaataaacTGGGGCAGAAGCTGAGCCAAGCAGAGGCGGGCAGCTCTTCCTCCAGGGCCCACCCGGCTTGCTAGGGACTCACTCCAAACTGCTTCATTTTTGGAAGGGGCTTTACAGGACTGAGAGGCACCATCCAGCCAGCCCACAGGGCCCCATGTAGGGTTCCTTTGCCTGGCAGTATTTCGATGCTTCCTAGCAGGATTCTTGGGTCCTTGGCCCCCAGAGCCATCTCCCTCCTCGACCTGCTGCAGACCCACATAAAACGTGATGCTGCTTGGCTTGGGTCTGTCCCCACACTCTGGCTTCCTGGGTGTCCGCCTCCCCACAGCCTGCCTCATGTACCTCCCCAGACTTCTCATGCGTGTCAGGAGCCTCCTGTGGACTCTGGCTCTACCTGCCTCTGCTTAATCAGGAACCCACAGCGGGAAGGCTCCTAGGGCCCACCTGCTGAAACAAACACCCCCCGCCCCAGCCACCTcctcacctccccacctccctgtgctTCCTCTGGGGCCCAAGACCTGTCTGCCTCACTTGAAACCCATGTTGCCTGCTGGCTTTGTGTCCCCAGACCAGAAGCACTTTTGGCAGCCCCACATCCCTCATCTTGCTCTGCGTCAGCACCTAAGAGTGGCGCTGGCAGGGAAATTGGCTTTGAGGGGAACGGTCAGGGGGCAGCTTTAGTCCTGGGACAGGCGTGTGGCCTGTGGGACAGTCTCTTCTGGGGGCACCTCTGCCCAGGTAGGAGGGATGCCAGGGTCTCCCAGCACTGCCGGGCACTTTGCTGGGGCAGGGGGTGATTCTGTTGCTCACAGCCCTGACACAAGGGCATTCCCCGCCCGCCCTGATGCCCACGTCCACCCACACAGGAGGGGACCTTCAGGGGAGCCTGCAGGGACTCCCGGCCCAGCACTGGCCATCTGTGTCCCCTGCTTAGCTCCTGCGCTGCCAGATCCCAGCCAGACAGCAGGGACTCACCCCACCTGCCATCCCCTTTGTGCCTGGGTGTGATGGGTGCTCAGTTTGTGGGGAGCGGCCAGGACTCTCGCCAGGTGGAGAGTGGCAGTGGAGGATGTACCCATGCCATCTGCCCTGCCGCAGCGTTTCCTTCCTGTTCCCCTGCATGTCTTCCCTCCCTCGGAGGGAAGTGCTGGATTCTGTCCCCCAAGCGCCCCTCCACATGCCTCGTACATACCAAGCATCATTCTGCTGTGGGCCTGTGGGGGTTCTGGAAATGAGTTCCCGTGATGAAGTTCCAGAAAGCTGCTCAGCTCTCCTAACCCCTGCACAGCCTGACACCCTGCTGCCACCCAGCCCGCCTCCCCTCACACAGTGTGCACTGCCTCAGGGGGGAAGGGGGCCTCATCTTGCTGTCTCCATACTCAGTAACTATGTGTTGGTTGAAGGAATCAGAGCATCCCTGGCCCTTGTAACCCAACCCTCAGCAGCTCCTCCAATCCTGTGGACCTCCTGGGATCCTGGGATGGCTGACTGTATGTGTccacttgactgggccacagggtgcctgagcgtttggtcaaacattattctgtttCTGGCGGGGGAGGGGGGGGTTGCATGAGACTAATACGTGACTCTGCAGACCTTTGCATTAGATTACATTGACATTTTAATCAGTAAGGCAGATGCCCTCCAAGATGTGGGCAGGCCTTgtctaatcagttgaaggccccACTATTCCATCCACAGTAACCACCCTCCCTGACAGGCAGGGCCTCCCTCCTCATCTGGCAGACAGAAGTCAGGGCACTAGGGGCTGGAAACCAATTTATAAAACTGGAAGGGCCAAGACAGAAGTGATAGCACCCTGCCAGGGAGGTCAGGAGCAGGAGGCGGTGGCCACAGGAAGTTCACCGGCAACCCAAGGAGCCCTTTCCCCAAATGTCCGTGGGATCTGGGTGCTTGGCAGCCAAGAGGGGCTGTGGCCCTTCACGCTGGACTCGGGGTGCCTGGACCCTCTGGCCCTTCTCACACGGGAAGGAGAGGTTTCTCCCTGAatggagggcagggaggggccaggagggGGTGTGGGATCCCACCTCTGCTGAGCCTTCACAGAGGGGGCCCTTGACCTTTGCACTCAGGAAGGAGCCCATGCCAGATGACACTGGAGTTAAGAGTGGGTGAAGACCCTCCGGGCTCCTGAGCGCTAGAGGAAGGTGGTCCTGACATGGTTTGGGAGCAGAGGAGAAAGGAGGTTGAGGTTGGGGAATCCACCCGTTCTGGGCTGGGAAACACTTGCAGACCACAGAGATTTCCAGTGGGAAGTGACGTGGCCCCTCCCTGGCTATGCCCCTGGCTGGCCCCTGCGCTGATCAGAGCCAGACAGTGGGCCACTATCGGGGACCCCCTAGTCCCCCTAGTGATGAGAGAAGACAAGGTGGTGGCAGGGTGGTGGTCAGGCAGGACGTGTCAATCCTTGCCCACTGGCGCCAGGCTGCGAGGGAGCAGCTTGGTGTGGCCAGAAGGCGACAGAGAGGTCCCTGCAGGGGATTCCAGCTTCAccttgtccaggatggtcttctTGATGGCGGCTGGTGACACCTGCTCCTGGTCAGCCATGGACTGCAGCTCCctggagaggcagggagaggttGGGTTTGGAGCACAAGCGTGCACCCAGGAAGAGGGAGCGAAGCCCACAGCTCCCAATGCATCAGCCCTGGGCAATGCTGTCACCCTCATCTCAGCACCTTTATTCCCTTCTGCCAGTGACACACCCCACACAGCTGCTGGGCTCCCCTCACCTTATCCCCCTCTGCCAGCAACACACCCCACACAGCTGCTGGGCTCCCCTCACCTTATTCCCCTCTGCCAGTGACACACCCCACACAGCTGCTGGGCTCCCCTCACCTTATTCCCCTCTGCCAGTGACACACCCCACACAGCTGCTGGGCTCCCCTCACCTTATTCCCCTCTGCCAGTGACACACCCCACACAGCTGCTGGGCTCCCCTCACCTTATTCCCCTCTGCCAGTGACACACCCCACACAGCTGCTGGGCTCCCCTCACCTTATTCCCCTTTGCCAGTGACACACCCCACACAGCTGCTGGGCTCCCTCTCACCTCACTGGAATCAGCTCAGCATCACCAAATCTCCCCGCAGCACCCCCCAGACCTGAGTTCTCATGGCCCCACCACAGGACGTGGGTTTATGCCCGTCTCTCCTGCAGGCTGGAGGTGAGGCCAGGCCCCTCATGTTCCCCTCACTGCTACAGGGTGGCACACGCAGAGTCTGAGAGCGTCTGGACTGCAGAGTGGGCAGTGTGGCGAGAAACACGTCCTCACCCACCCTGCAGACCTGAACTGGGGACAGCAGCTCTCAGCCTGGCTCTGCCTTTGACCAGCTGTGGGATCCCAGGCATACAGTAAACTCTCTCGCctgctctttccttttttcacctTCCATGGAATTTTCCTTGTGCCTGGATGCTGCTGTGTGTCCTGCTAGTCTAACTTAATCCCCCAGCGAGGGCAGGGGGAAGGTGGAACCAGGCACACAGGTTTCCTAACGTGCCTGGCCACCCCGCCACCCCACTGGTGTGGCCCCTGGCTCAAATGACGCTCCTGGCTGTGACGATGGTGGACCTATGTGGGGAGCACAGGGCAGAGCATCCGGGTCCCTCTGTGGATGTCCCCTCCTCGCAGGAAACGGAAGGTGGGGAGGAGCACTGCACACGGTAACCCAGGGAACCTCAGGGCCCCGTGTCCTGCCCAACGCCAGGCCAGAGTTCAATACATATCTGCTGAGTGCATGAATGAGCCGATGTATGCGAGATGGAGGCCTCTGCCACGCAAGGACTGGAGACCAGGGAAGTGGGCAGGGTGGGGGCCCACCGTGTGCGGATGCAGGAGGCCTCCACAGCGTTGATGAGCAGAGAGCGGAAGCCCCCACTCTCCAGCACGTGCAAGGCATGGATGGTGGCCCCACCGGGAGAGCTGACGTTGTCCTTGAGCTGGCCTGGGTGCTGTTCGGAGTGCAGCAGCATCTTGGCAGCCCCCTGCAGCCAGAAGAAAGGCTGACGGCTGTGAGCACCCACCTGCCTCTGCAGGGCACCGCCCCAGCCACTGCAACACCCACTGACTCCCCACTTGGCTCCTCCCAGTGAGGCCCCAGGGCCCTGCAAGGAGTGGCCCCACCAGAGGGTCAGGAAACACACTGACCAGGAGGGCCTGGGCCCCGAGGCGGACTGCCAGGCGCCTTGGAAGTCCCATCTTCACGCCCCCATCAGCCAGGGCATCCAGGGCTGTGAATGCCTGTGGGGAGAAGGCACCCTgagcctctctcctgggcttctccttcccttctgggCAAGCTCCAGTTCCCACAGCCTTGGAGCCCTCCACCGTGGCCCTCCCAGGGGGGCAGGGACAGATGTGCCCTGTGGTCCTGGGAAGTGTCCGCCGCTGCCATCTGCCCCCGCGGTCCTCACGTAGGCGGGGCCGCTGCCACTGAGCCCCGTGACGGCATCGATCAGGTCCTCTTCCACCTCTGTGCAGAAGCCCACGCTGCCCAGCAGCTGCTCCAGGAGCCTCCCGTCCTCCACCTGGGCGTGTGTGCCCGTGGCGTACACGGTGGCCCCCTCCCGCACCACGACGGGGATGTTGGTCATGCAGCGGATGACCCTGGGGGTTGGTCGAAACGCTGACAGCTTCTGGAAGAGAAACCAGTGTGTCTGTCTGGCCTTGGATGCAGTGCCTAGATGCACCCACACCCCCCCGAGCAGTGCCCGAGCTGTCCCAGTGGGCCGGGACACTGCAACCCTTTTGCAGATGAAAACAGAAgtactagccgggcgcagtggctcaagcctgtaatcccagcactttgggaggccgagacgggcggatcacgaggtcaggagatcgagaccatcctggctaacacggtgaaaccccgtctctactaaaaatacaaaaaaaaactagccgggcgaggtggcgggcgcctgtagtcccagctactcgggaggctgaggcaggagaatggtgtaaacccgggaggcggagcttgcagtgagctgagatccggccactgcactccagcttgggggacagagcgagactccgtctcaaaaaaaaaaaaaaaaaaaaaaaagaaaacagaagtactGAGGGCCAGGGCTGTAGACAGCCTCTCTCCACACCCCACTAGGCCTGCAGTGCTACCTTCTCTATGGAGCCGATGGTGACGCCGGCCGCACAGGACACCACGATGTGCCTGTCCTCGATGTGGGTGCCTATCTCATCCAGGATGAAGGGGATGATGTGTGGCTTCACAGCCAGGAAGAGCACATCACTGTGCTGTACCGCCTCCTTGTTGTGGGGTGTCAGCTTCACCCCCATCTTCTGCAGGGGGCAACGGGTGGGCTTAGCCTGTTCCTGTGGCTGTCTGCACCCCCACCAAGCCAAGAGCCCCACAGGTAGAACGGCACAGAGAATGATGGAGTtgggggtgggcagggctgggggctcaGGGCTCTGACCACCGCCTTGATGACCCTTCCCACCCAGAAATGGAGGAACTCTGTGTGGAATGTGTCCCTGTTGCAGACAGAAAAGGAGCCTCCATTCACACCACCGCCCTGCCACCAGCCTCGGACTGCCGTCCCCCAGACCCCCGCTCTCCACGTGTGAGTGGTGGTCTCAAGCAGCCCCCAGGTGTGTTCTTTGGCTGCCCGGCTGTGGCCCCACCTGCCAGGCCCCCAGAGGACCCCTCGGAACTTTAACTCTGTGCAGGGAGCTCCATTCCAGAGCAACACCCTCCTGTTACCTGTACACACTCTCACCACCCAGGTCCCAAGAGAAATTGGTGGGGCAAGGAGGCAGGGTCCATGAGACTCCAGCCCAGGGCCCCTGCCCTCACTGGGTGGGAGCACTCCTGCATCTCCACGCCCAGCCCCACAGGGACTGTCTCCTTTTCCCCTTTCACCTGCACCTACCCTGAGGGCAGAAACCGTGGCCAGGTCCATGTCTGGGGAGCTAGCCATTATCTTGTGGGCAGCCAAGATGCCTGAGAGGGGAAACAGTTCCTCTTCATGGCCAGTTCtggcttccctccctccccattcccAGGAAGAAGAGTAAGACAGCACAGGTAAAGCCCGAAACACACAGAAGCTGCCAGTTCCCC
This genomic interval carries:
- the PYCR1 gene encoding pyrroline-5-carboxylate reductase 1, mitochondrial isoform X3; its protein translation is MSVGFIGAGQLAFALVKGFTAAGILAAHKIMASSPDMDLATVSALRKLSAFRPTPRVIRCMTNIPVVVREGATVYATGTHAQVEDGRLLEQLLGSVGFCTEVEEDLIDAVTGLSGSGPAYAFTALDALADGGVKMGLPRRLAVRLGAQALLGAAKMLLHSEQHPGQLKDNVSSPGGATIHALHVLESGGFRSLLINAVEASCIRTRELQSMADQEQVSPAAIKKTILDKVKLESPAGTSLSPSGHTKLLPRSLAPVGKD
- the PYCR1 gene encoding pyrroline-5-carboxylate reductase 1, mitochondrial isoform X4 is translated as MTNIPVVVREGATVYATGTHAQVEDGRLLEQLLGSVGFCTEVEEDLIDAVTGLSGSGPAYAFTALDALADGGVKMGLPRRLAVRLGAQALLGAAKMLLHSEQHPGQLKDNVSSPGGATIHALHVLESGGFRSLLINAVEASCIRTRELQSMADQEQVSPAAIKKTILDKVKLESPAGTSLSPSGHTKLLPRSLAPVGKD
- the PYCR1 gene encoding pyrroline-5-carboxylate reductase 1, mitochondrial isoform X2; the protein is MGVKLTPHNKEAVQHSDVLFLAVKPHIIPFILDEIGTHIEDRHIVVSCAAGVTIGSIEKKLSAFRPTPRVIRCMTNIPVVVREGATVYATGTHAQVEDGRLLEQLLGSVGFCTEVEEDLIDAVTGLSGSGPAYAFTALDALADGGVKMGLPRRLAVRLGAQALLGAAKMLLHSEQHPGQLKDNVSSPGGATIHALHVLESGGFRSLLINAVEASCIRTRELQSMADQEQVSPAAIKKTILDKVKLESPAGTSLSPSGHTKLLPRSLAPVGKD
- the PYCR1 gene encoding pyrroline-5-carboxylate reductase 1, mitochondrial isoform X1, whose protein sequence is MSVGFIGAGQLAFALVKGFTAAGILAAHKIMASSPDMDLATVSALRKMGVKLTPHNKEAVQHSDVLFLAVKPHIIPFILDEIGTHIEDRHIVVSCAAGVTIGSIEKKLSAFRPTPRVIRCMTNIPVVVREGATVYATGTHAQVEDGRLLEQLLGSVGFCTEVEEDLIDAVTGLSGSGPAYAFTALDALADGGVKMGLPRRLAVRLGAQALLGAAKMLLHSEQHPGQLKDNVSSPGGATIHALHVLESGGFRSLLINAVEASCIRTRELQSMADQEQVSPAAIKKTILDKVKLESPAGTSLSPSGHTKLLPRSLAPVGKD